A stretch of the Pseudalkalibacillus hwajinpoensis genome encodes the following:
- the kduD gene encoding 2-dehydro-3-deoxy-D-gluconate 5-dehydrogenase KduD, producing the protein MGYLDRFSLEGKTALVTGAAGGIGQAIAVAYSKAGAKLILLGHRNNLDETTQLIEEGGGSAHQVIIDLEDVETLPAYCEDLLSKFQIDILVNNAGIIRREEASNYSIDNWNAVMNTNVNALFLLTQHLARPMLERKEGKIINIASLLSYQGGVYVPAYTASKHAVNGLVKAFSNEWAKDGIQVNGLAPGYIATNNTKAIREDEKRNQSILERIPAGRWGEAEDLTGAAIFLASEASNYMNGHTIIVDGGWMAR; encoded by the coding sequence ATGGGATACTTAGATCGGTTTTCATTAGAAGGGAAAACAGCACTCGTCACAGGAGCAGCTGGAGGAATTGGTCAAGCAATCGCCGTAGCTTATTCAAAAGCAGGGGCAAAGCTCATACTACTTGGTCATCGAAATAACTTAGATGAAACAACGCAACTGATTGAGGAAGGAGGTGGGAGTGCTCATCAAGTAATTATTGATTTAGAGGATGTTGAAACACTTCCAGCATATTGTGAAGATCTATTAAGTAAATTCCAAATCGATATCTTGGTTAATAACGCTGGGATCATTAGACGAGAAGAGGCTTCTAATTATTCAATAGACAACTGGAATGCTGTGATGAACACGAACGTCAATGCCTTATTCCTTCTTACTCAACATCTTGCTCGTCCGATGCTTGAACGAAAGGAAGGGAAAATCATTAATATTGCGTCTTTACTATCATATCAAGGAGGTGTGTATGTACCAGCATACACAGCAAGCAAACACGCTGTTAACGGTTTAGTAAAAGCGTTTTCGAATGAATGGGCAAAGGATGGAATTCAGGTGAATGGCCTTGCGCCAGGCTACATTGCCACAAATAATACAAAAGCCATTCGAGAAGATGAGAAACGCAACCAATCTATCTTAGAACGCATCCCTGCTGGAAGATGGGGAGAAGCGGAGGACTTAACAGGCGCAGCCATTTTCCTAGCTTCTGAGGCTTCTAATTACATGAACGGACATACGATAATTGTTGATGGCGGTTGGATGGCTCGGTAG
- the nagA gene encoding N-acetylglucosamine-6-phosphate deacetylase yields MQRILLRGGKVYTPNPNRQENTILIENDKITGIGSDISRDLPVDQVIDLPSQYAILPGMIDVHIHGAAGSDVMDSTPEALTTIAKTLPLEGTTSFLATTMTNPSSNIEHALRNAATYHQKNNHPGQAEMIGIHLEGPFINQNRAGAQPTSSIIRPDVSTFKHYQSLANDLIKLVTLAPELDDQTELTRYLYENGMIASVGHSEANFVQLSHAVNSGIRHATHLFNGMNGLHHRDPGSAGAILLNQNILAEIIVDGIHVSKEMVDLTYRLKGAEGLLLITDAMRAKCLNEGIYDLGGQEVEVKDHKAILKSSGSLAGSILKMNEAARNMLEFTHCSMYDLMKMTSENAAKELGIWERKGSIEVNKDADLLVLDEHMNVQLTICRGQIANRSLQESK; encoded by the coding sequence TTGCAACGCATCTTACTTAGAGGAGGAAAAGTTTACACTCCTAATCCAAATCGTCAAGAAAATACTATTCTCATTGAAAATGATAAAATCACCGGTATCGGTTCAGATATTTCAAGAGATTTACCGGTTGATCAAGTGATAGATCTCCCTTCCCAATACGCTATTCTACCAGGTATGATCGATGTCCACATTCATGGTGCAGCAGGTTCAGACGTCATGGATAGTACCCCTGAAGCCTTAACAACGATTGCCAAGACTCTTCCCTTAGAGGGTACGACTAGCTTTCTAGCTACAACGATGACGAACCCCTCTTCAAATATTGAACATGCATTAAGAAATGCTGCTACTTATCATCAAAAAAATAACCATCCTGGCCAAGCTGAAATGATTGGAATTCACCTAGAAGGCCCATTTATTAATCAAAACCGTGCGGGTGCTCAACCTACTTCCTCCATTATTAGACCTGATGTTTCAACATTCAAACACTACCAATCTCTCGCAAACGATTTAATAAAGCTTGTCACACTTGCTCCTGAACTTGATGATCAAACAGAATTAACGAGGTATTTATATGAAAACGGGATGATCGCTTCAGTTGGCCATTCCGAAGCTAATTTTGTACAACTATCTCACGCTGTTAACTCAGGTATTCGTCACGCAACACACCTTTTTAATGGAATGAACGGTCTTCATCACCGGGACCCAGGTTCGGCTGGTGCCATTCTATTGAATCAAAACATCTTAGCTGAAATCATCGTAGATGGGATTCATGTTTCTAAAGAAATGGTTGATTTAACTTATCGGCTTAAGGGAGCAGAAGGACTTCTTCTAATAACAGACGCGATGAGGGCTAAATGCTTAAACGAGGGCATTTATGATTTAGGTGGTCAGGAAGTGGAAGTAAAAGATCATAAAGCCATACTAAAGAGCTCTGGTAGTTTAGCTGGAAGCATACTAAAAATGAACGAAGCTGCCCGAAACATGCTTGAATTTACTCATTGTTCCATGTATGACCTTATGAAGATGACATCTGAAAACGCAGCGAAAGAATTAGGGATTTGGGAGAGAAAAGGAAGTATAGAAGTGAATAAGGATGCAGACTTACTCGTACTTGATGAACATATGAATGTGCAATTAACGATATGTAGAGGACAAATAGCAAATCGATCACTTCAAGAGAGCAAATAG
- a CDS encoding carbohydrate binding domain-containing protein has protein sequence MQKPFGYSLLAVLTLVISLLVSSSLHAEENNMIRNGSFEDSNGSLNKWGVWKASGNPTIEAITDSSIDGSHALSIQSPDENARASVYQDILVEPGESYQISEWIKLNNVQSSSKGAYIRVSFYKADGQRSKEFTLFEGKGTTDWEQASLTLDIPSTITKIRIENFLENGSGQILIDDVQVVPTTNILPTKLELNTSYKAMEIDETFQAEATVLPENATNKEVTWTSSDNTVAEVNQTGLVKGLNNGFATITATTASGALTAAFTVEIGQANYVLNGAFEDGDPGSVPPKWSTWKPKGNGEIKLVTDQVKEGTQSAYLHNTSPDDRTSLVQRVPIQAETTYALSYWMKTEDINEGTGSMAVRIQFKNEAWQNTSGMILVGAMEGSNEWTKITKLLNVPKNTVTLSIEPMMDSRNGKAWIDDMQLVKVNYDEPPEISAFQATTITTGAVKLKWDVPPGYNDLLTYNIYRSTEEEFPLDEEHLLNKSETNEWIDSRTSLGATYFYKIEAIMKATEESSQSNTASVEITNVEPPSKPEAFSVLTHIENGAVGTWGLSPESRLDFIRIYSSPNKIENLNEATLVAEDQAQHPSLWMDEDITDEYFAMTVVDAEGNESDFITAKQKDILPKVQDEPISLDHPYLYFSENDIDELKAKIETEAYAEDAFKDLQKNADEAVQRTTGEFSLPPTKNNLHLHLGEIARDAGLVYWITEDDKYKEAAITIMKEYADHYPDYPLTGSYDGRLTAQTLEESEWLINIAWVYDMMHPFLDDNERYKVEENVLKNAIEVIDRYQRGLSNWQVWHNAAIGNAALVLKDMSRLDQVINDQKHGAIKQLSEGIRQDGLWWEGPSTYHEYAIKPLMYLSVPLYQSNQDLFHVKNGEQYAIKEMLDSLMNYTFGNMARPAIGNAAYKTLQSKMIYEIGFHYYQDPKYAWLIKQSVGENREGSLTEPWAILFADKDLSSADFSIGTNDFAPEGENKNGSTFYRDSGLTIIRNHKPAEEAMNVSLFYSPPGTPNGHLHADKLGIMMYADSKMWLKDAGSLGYDNPMHVSWAKQTLAHNTLVVDQTSQYPQGDSTYLWQADEPGNPSSGYLEHDFIGPVVKQTRAITEAVYEGVAMERTTTMLDEYVLDWFHAESEDNHTYDLPFHIDGDLKDITVDDRSNVDQLRDKGGYQHLNSLEKGISDELWEATYQKDEQFFTLTMLGEEQTSIYTGNVFTEMLMPRRSARKTDFVSVIQPYEEENEKVNVMEVPVVSDQFAKGVTVSSSDFEDTIVIGNKLEQKKMNEMESDGAFAMTRHSLNDHKLIEISLQEGTYLSLSETNLTLDQEGSIELSKMEENFRIDYQGSDNVITLSGDLIKPQTKVWMYDEEKEKMKKLKMNQKNQLTISVKNNDQFILTDGGNPKEVAQLYSHVEPIFKEQQTEPEVTGEVSITSADEGVIVEGEDFVDQGGGEVVITPKAGASEGLALKNWDHENHWLKWKITVPDGGTYKAIVRYSTDMPNAYREFKVDDGPTNSFHFPSTYGWENWEDVRLDTLDNQPLLFELEAGEHVIYMNNLLSPLNIDYIKLVKKNS, from the coding sequence ATGCAGAAACCGTTTGGATACTCTTTACTAGCCGTCTTGACCTTAGTTATCTCCTTACTTGTTTCATCATCGCTTCATGCAGAAGAAAACAACATGATTCGTAATGGTAGCTTTGAAGATTCGAATGGTTCATTGAACAAATGGGGAGTATGGAAAGCCTCTGGAAACCCAACGATTGAAGCTATTACTGACTCGTCGATTGATGGAAGTCACGCACTATCCATTCAAAGCCCTGATGAAAATGCTCGCGCCTCGGTGTATCAAGATATTCTTGTGGAGCCAGGGGAAAGTTATCAAATTTCTGAATGGATTAAACTTAACAATGTTCAATCCTCTTCAAAGGGAGCCTATATAAGAGTATCCTTCTATAAAGCGGATGGGCAAAGAAGTAAAGAATTCACGCTGTTTGAAGGGAAGGGAACAACCGATTGGGAGCAAGCCTCCCTGACGCTTGATATCCCTTCAACCATCACAAAAATACGCATCGAGAATTTTCTTGAAAACGGGTCAGGGCAAATATTGATCGATGACGTTCAAGTTGTACCAACTACTAATATACTTCCAACAAAACTAGAATTGAATACTTCTTATAAAGCAATGGAAATTGATGAAACATTCCAAGCTGAAGCAACTGTATTACCTGAGAACGCTACAAATAAGGAAGTTACATGGACTAGTTCTGACAACACTGTTGCAGAAGTTAATCAAACAGGACTAGTTAAAGGATTAAACAATGGTTTCGCAACGATTACAGCCACAACAGCATCTGGCGCGTTAACCGCCGCATTTACAGTAGAGATCGGTCAGGCTAATTATGTTCTTAATGGAGCATTTGAGGATGGTGATCCTGGCTCCGTCCCTCCCAAGTGGAGTACGTGGAAGCCGAAGGGAAATGGAGAAATTAAGCTTGTTACAGATCAGGTGAAGGAAGGAACACAATCTGCTTATCTACACAATACAAGTCCTGATGATAGAACGTCACTCGTTCAAAGAGTTCCCATACAAGCGGAAACAACCTATGCACTATCTTATTGGATGAAGACGGAAGATATTAATGAAGGTACAGGGTCTATGGCCGTACGCATTCAATTCAAAAATGAAGCATGGCAAAATACGTCAGGTATGATTTTAGTTGGAGCAATGGAAGGTTCAAATGAATGGACAAAAATAACAAAACTTCTCAACGTCCCGAAAAACACGGTTACATTATCCATCGAACCAATGATGGATAGTCGAAATGGGAAAGCGTGGATTGATGATATGCAATTAGTAAAAGTGAACTATGATGAGCCACCTGAAATCAGTGCGTTTCAAGCAACGACAATCACAACAGGAGCTGTCAAGTTAAAATGGGATGTCCCTCCCGGATATAATGACCTTTTAACATATAACATTTATCGAAGCACAGAAGAGGAGTTTCCACTTGATGAGGAACATTTATTAAATAAGAGTGAAACAAATGAATGGATAGACTCGAGAACTTCCTTAGGTGCCACCTATTTTTATAAGATAGAAGCAATAATGAAAGCCACAGAGGAAAGTAGTCAATCCAATACTGCATCAGTTGAAATCACAAACGTCGAACCGCCATCTAAGCCAGAGGCATTTAGCGTTCTTACTCATATAGAAAATGGCGCAGTAGGAACATGGGGATTATCTCCAGAATCGCGCCTTGATTTCATCAGAATTTATTCTTCTCCAAATAAAATTGAAAATTTAAATGAGGCCACTCTTGTAGCCGAAGATCAAGCTCAGCATCCTTCACTTTGGATGGATGAAGACATTACTGATGAGTATTTCGCTATGACTGTCGTTGATGCGGAAGGAAATGAGAGCGATTTCATAACTGCTAAACAAAAAGATATTCTCCCTAAAGTCCAAGATGAACCAATCAGTCTTGATCATCCTTATTTGTATTTTAGTGAAAATGACATAGACGAACTAAAAGCTAAAATAGAAACAGAAGCATATGCAGAAGATGCATTTAAAGACTTACAGAAAAACGCAGATGAAGCAGTCCAACGAACCACAGGGGAATTTTCACTCCCGCCTACTAAGAATAACCTTCACTTGCATTTAGGAGAAATCGCAAGAGATGCCGGACTCGTTTATTGGATAACAGAGGATGATAAATACAAAGAAGCTGCCATTACGATAATGAAAGAATACGCAGATCATTACCCCGATTATCCCCTGACAGGAAGTTATGATGGGAGACTTACAGCACAAACTCTTGAAGAATCGGAATGGTTGATCAATATAGCTTGGGTATACGATATGATGCATCCTTTTCTAGATGATAATGAGAGATATAAAGTAGAAGAGAATGTATTGAAAAACGCAATAGAAGTAATTGATCGCTACCAACGAGGTCTCTCCAATTGGCAGGTCTGGCATAATGCTGCGATCGGTAATGCAGCACTCGTTTTGAAAGATATGTCACGCCTTGATCAAGTTATCAATGATCAAAAGCATGGGGCAATAAAGCAGCTTTCGGAAGGAATCCGTCAAGATGGGCTATGGTGGGAAGGTCCAAGTACGTATCATGAATATGCCATCAAACCCCTTATGTACCTTTCTGTTCCGCTCTATCAATCGAATCAAGACTTATTTCATGTGAAAAATGGTGAGCAATATGCTATTAAAGAAATGCTCGATTCATTAATGAATTATACGTTTGGAAATATGGCTCGCCCTGCAATCGGAAACGCTGCATATAAAACATTACAATCAAAAATGATATATGAAATTGGCTTCCATTACTATCAAGACCCAAAGTACGCCTGGCTGATTAAACAATCCGTTGGAGAAAATCGTGAAGGTTCACTCACAGAGCCTTGGGCGATATTATTTGCAGATAAAGATCTTTCTTCTGCTGATTTTTCTATTGGTACAAATGACTTTGCTCCAGAAGGGGAAAATAAGAACGGGAGCACCTTTTATCGAGATTCCGGTTTAACGATTATCCGCAATCATAAACCGGCTGAGGAAGCGATGAATGTTAGTCTTTTTTATAGTCCTCCCGGAACTCCAAATGGACACCTTCATGCAGATAAATTAGGCATTATGATGTATGCTGATTCGAAAATGTGGCTGAAAGATGCTGGTTCCCTTGGGTATGACAATCCTATGCATGTGAGCTGGGCGAAACAAACGCTAGCCCATAATACACTCGTTGTTGATCAAACGAGCCAGTATCCGCAGGGGGACTCAACATATTTATGGCAAGCTGATGAACCAGGAAACCCTTCTTCAGGTTACTTAGAACATGACTTCATTGGTCCAGTTGTGAAGCAAACCCGTGCAATAACTGAGGCAGTTTATGAAGGGGTTGCCATGGAACGCACCACTACGATGTTAGATGAGTATGTGCTAGATTGGTTTCATGCTGAAAGTGAAGACAATCATACGTACGATCTTCCTTTTCATATAGATGGAGACTTAAAGGATATCACAGTTGACGATCGAAGTAATGTCGATCAACTTCGAGATAAAGGCGGCTATCAACATTTGAATAGTTTGGAGAAGGGGATTTCAGACGAGCTATGGGAAGCAACCTATCAAAAAGACGAACAGTTTTTTACCCTTACGATGCTAGGTGAAGAACAAACATCTATCTATACCGGAAATGTCTTCACTGAAATGCTGATGCCACGTAGATCGGCAAGAAAAACTGATTTTGTTTCTGTCATTCAACCTTACGAGGAAGAAAATGAAAAAGTAAATGTCATGGAAGTGCCTGTAGTGAGCGATCAATTTGCTAAAGGTGTTACTGTTTCTAGTTCGGATTTTGAAGATACCATTGTCATAGGTAACAAATTGGAACAAAAGAAGATGAACGAAATGGAATCCGACGGTGCTTTCGCTATGACAAGACATTCATTAAATGATCATAAACTAATAGAGATCTCACTTCAGGAAGGAACTTATCTCAGTTTGAGTGAAACCAACCTAACACTAGATCAAGAGGGAAGTATCGAACTTAGTAAGATGGAAGAAAACTTTCGAATTGACTATCAAGGTTCTGACAATGTGATCACTCTTTCAGGTGATTTGATAAAGCCACAGACAAAAGTATGGATGTATGATGAAGAAAAAGAGAAAATGAAAAAGTTGAAAATGAATCAGAAAAACCAGCTTACTATATCCGTTAAAAATAATGATCAATTTATTTTGACGGATGGTGGGAATCCGAAAGAAGTAGCACAGCTTTATTCACATGTAGAACCTATCTTTAAAGAGCAGCAAACAGAACCAGAAGTTACTGGAGAAGTTTCCATAACCTCTGCAGATGAAGGAGTTATTGTAGAGGGCGAAGATTTTGTTGATCAGGGGGGTGGAGAGGTCGTAATCACTCCAAAAGCCGGAGCATCAGAAGGATTAGCTCTGAAAAACTGGGATCATGAGAACCACTGGTTGAAATGGAAAATCACGGTTCCAGATGGAGGAACTTACAAGGCGATTGTACGCTATTCCACTGATATGCCGAATGCTTATCGAGAATTTAAGGTAGACGACGGCCCAACGAATAGCTTTCATTTTCCTTCCACATATGGATGGGAGAATTGGGAAGATGTACGATTGGATACTTTAGATAACCAGCCGCTTCTATTTGAACTTGAAGCAGGTGAACATGTCATTTATATGAACAACTTACTTTCCCCTTTAAATATTGACTATATTAAATTAGTAAAGAAAAATAGCTAA
- a CDS encoding nucleobase:cation symporter-2 family protein, whose translation MNSLKYLSLGIQHVLAMYAGAVVVPLIVGGALGLSGKELTYLVSIDIFMCGMASILQVWKNRFFGIGLPVVLGCTFTAVGPMIAIGGTYGITAIYGAILAAGLFVILISPIFSKLIAFFPPVVTGSVVTIIGITLIPVAMGNIAGGEGSVDFGSLQNISLGFGTLLFIVLLTRFFKGFIRSVAILIGLAVGTIVGGFMGMVDLTPIKEASWFHLIQPLYFGVPTFEWTAILTMILVVLVSLVESTGVYFALSDICNEKLTEKDVRNGYRAEGLAIVLGGLFNAFPYTTYSQNVGLIQLSGVKKKQIIYLVGSMLILIGLVPKIGAVTTIIPPPVLGGAMIVMFGMVMAYGIKMLSRVDFQSQENLFIIACSIGVGLGVTAAPSVFEKLPQSLQILTDNGIVAGSLTAITLNIVFHVFRKEKTTSSSLVQSKAS comes from the coding sequence ATGAATAGCCTGAAATATTTATCACTAGGCATTCAACATGTTCTTGCCATGTATGCAGGAGCTGTCGTTGTACCACTCATTGTAGGAGGGGCCCTGGGGTTAAGTGGAAAGGAACTCACTTATCTTGTCTCAATTGATATTTTTATGTGTGGAATGGCTAGTATTCTACAAGTATGGAAAAATCGTTTCTTCGGTATTGGCTTGCCGGTAGTACTTGGTTGTACCTTTACCGCAGTTGGTCCAATGATTGCGATCGGTGGAACATATGGTATTACTGCCATTTACGGAGCCATTCTCGCTGCAGGTTTATTCGTGATCTTAATCTCACCTATTTTCAGCAAATTAATAGCATTCTTTCCACCGGTTGTGACTGGTTCAGTCGTCACCATCATCGGAATTACCTTGATTCCCGTTGCTATGGGGAATATAGCAGGTGGGGAAGGTTCGGTTGATTTTGGATCATTACAGAATATTAGTCTTGGATTTGGTACGCTTCTCTTTATTGTGTTATTGACTCGATTCTTTAAAGGGTTTATCCGTTCAGTTGCCATCTTAATAGGACTTGCAGTTGGTACGATCGTTGGCGGATTCATGGGGATGGTTGACCTAACACCTATTAAAGAAGCTAGCTGGTTTCATTTAATTCAACCGCTCTATTTTGGGGTACCTACATTTGAATGGACGGCTATCTTGACGATGATTCTCGTTGTTCTTGTAAGCCTTGTAGAATCTACAGGTGTATACTTTGCTTTAAGTGATATTTGTAATGAAAAACTGACGGAGAAAGATGTGAGAAACGGCTACAGAGCAGAAGGCCTAGCGATTGTATTAGGTGGATTATTTAACGCATTTCCTTATACGACCTATTCACAAAATGTGGGGTTAATTCAACTATCTGGTGTCAAGAAGAAGCAAATTATTTATCTCGTTGGTTCAATGCTGATTTTGATCGGTTTAGTGCCAAAAATCGGTGCTGTCACAACTATTATCCCGCCACCAGTCCTTGGTGGAGCTATGATTGTTATGTTTGGTATGGTAATGGCTTATGGCATTAAAATGCTTTCTCGCGTAGACTTTCAATCTCAAGAGAACCTCTTTATCATTGCTTGTTCGATTGGAGTTGGTCTAGGTGTTACAGCGGCTCCATCTGTTTTTGAAAAACTGCCACAAAGCCTTCAAATTCTAACAGACAATGGGATTGTAGCAGGTAGTTTAACGGCAATTACATTAAATATTGTTTTTCACGTATTTAGAAAAGAAAAAACAACTTCCTCTTCTCTCGTTCAATCCAAAGCTTCATAA
- a CDS encoding xanthine phosphoribosyltransferase, translating to MENLMNKISQEGLALSDAVLKVDSFLNHQVDPVLMKEIGETFASKFQRDSITKVVTLESSGIAPAVFAALTLNVPLIFARKRKSLTLQEDLLTADVYSFTKEETNTITISSKFLNEEDHVLVIDDFLANGQAAEGLIEVVSKSGASVAGIGIVIEKAFQDGGKRLRSKGIRVESLAKIAKLEAGKVTFVNEGSFV from the coding sequence ATGGAAAATTTAATGAACAAAATTAGTCAGGAAGGTTTAGCTTTATCTGACGCTGTCTTAAAAGTAGATTCATTCTTAAATCATCAAGTGGATCCAGTACTTATGAAGGAAATTGGTGAGACATTTGCGAGTAAATTTCAAAGAGACTCCATTACAAAAGTCGTTACACTTGAATCATCTGGTATTGCACCAGCTGTTTTTGCTGCCCTCACCCTTAATGTACCGCTTATTTTTGCTCGAAAGCGAAAGTCGCTCACATTACAGGAGGACTTGTTAACGGCAGATGTATATTCTTTTACTAAAGAAGAAACGAATACAATCACCATTTCGAGTAAATTTTTAAATGAAGAAGATCACGTTCTTGTTATTGATGACTTCCTTGCAAATGGCCAAGCTGCTGAAGGTCTCATAGAAGTTGTTTCTAAGTCAGGTGCTTCGGTAGCTGGAATTGGTATTGTTATTGAAAAGGCATTTCAAGATGGCGGGAAACGCCTTCGCTCAAAAGGGATTAGGGTGGAATCGTTAGCGAAAATCGCTAAACTAGAAGCTGGAAAAGTCACCTTTGTGAATGAGGGAAGTTTCGTATGA
- a CDS encoding LLM class flavin-dependent oxidoreductase, with product MSTSQKKLSDVKYSVLDLAPVMDGETISDALERTRNLAQHVEKLGYNRFWLAEHHNMPYIASSATSVVIGHVAAGTSTIRVGSGGVMLPNHSPLVIAEQFGTLESLFPGRIDLGLGRAPGTDQRTAFALRRGTGSMAQDFPEQVAELRSYFDPSMSPGSSPVRAIPGKGLNVPTWLLGSSLYSAELAGKLGLPYSFASHFSPKNTVSALQTYHRSFTPSKALDKPYTMVGVNVIVADTDEEANYLSTTLQQQFLNLIRNHEAPIQPPVEKLNASEYELAALDQQLATSIVGSPETVKRKMQEFLDETQADEMMVISSVYDYEKRKKSYKLLSELTTD from the coding sequence ATGTCAACTAGTCAAAAAAAATTATCTGATGTTAAATACTCAGTACTAGATTTAGCTCCTGTTATGGATGGAGAAACTATATCCGATGCTTTAGAACGAACAAGAAATCTCGCTCAGCACGTAGAGAAACTTGGCTACAATCGTTTCTGGCTAGCTGAGCACCACAATATGCCCTACATCGCAAGCTCTGCTACATCTGTTGTGATTGGACATGTTGCTGCGGGTACCTCAACCATTCGTGTTGGATCTGGTGGAGTCATGCTTCCAAACCATTCCCCTCTTGTCATTGCTGAACAGTTTGGAACACTAGAATCGCTATTCCCTGGACGGATTGATTTGGGACTTGGACGAGCACCTGGAACTGATCAGCGTACAGCATTTGCATTAAGACGAGGCACTGGAAGCATGGCTCAGGATTTCCCAGAACAAGTCGCTGAACTTCGCTCATATTTTGATCCTTCTATGAGCCCGGGATCATCTCCAGTACGAGCTATTCCTGGTAAAGGTCTTAACGTACCAACATGGTTATTAGGATCTAGCCTATACAGTGCAGAGCTTGCTGGAAAACTAGGGTTGCCCTATTCTTTCGCAAGTCACTTTTCTCCTAAAAATACAGTTAGTGCGCTCCAAACGTATCACCGAAGTTTTACGCCTTCGAAAGCACTCGATAAACCTTATACGATGGTAGGTGTAAACGTGATTGTGGCAGATACAGATGAAGAAGCAAATTATCTGTCTACGACTTTACAACAGCAATTTTTAAATTTGATTCGTAATCATGAAGCGCCTATTCAACCGCCTGTTGAAAAGCTAAATGCGAGTGAATATGAGCTTGCGGCACTTGATCAGCAGCTAGCTACTTCTATTGTTGGTAGTCCTGAAACAGTCAAACGAAAAATGCAGGAATTTCTTGATGAAACGCAAGCGGATGAAATGATGGTGATCTCTTCTGTATATGATTATGAAAAGCGGAAAAAGTCCTATAAGTTGTTATCAGAATTAACGACTGATTAA